The genomic segment TATCTGATGATATCTGGGACTCATGTGAAACCAAAGATATTTCATCAATTCTGAAACTTAGCATAGATAACATCTCACTGCTCACTGATTGCCTTCCAGCCGAGAGTCTTTCCTCAGTGTATAGACTGGATGTTATTTACTGCAGCTCCCTTGTATCTTTTACTGATGAACAAGAGAAGTGGTTCCAGAAGCTAACCTCACTCAAAGAACTAAGAATCACTGACCGCGACAATCTAACTGAACTGCCAAGTGATCTGATAAACCTTGCATCTCTGGAGACATTGCAGATTCAGAATGCCCAAAACTTGACCAGCCGTCCTGGAAAGGCCTGCCAAGCTAGCTGAAGCAATTATATGTAAAAGGATTCCATGAAAAGCTGACAGAGCAGTGCAAGAAAAGATCTGATCCTTTCTGGGACAGCATCTCTGACATTTTTAACATTACTGTTTATCAAGAACACATACTATTGGGTGCTGCATGTGCTAAATTTAGCTCTTGCAAGTTGCAAATGTAGTAGTAAACTGCATAAGCAAAATATCATTGTGGTGTCACTACAGCTTTAGTCTTTCTAAAGTACGTCCATACCCATTTGGAGCATGTCTCTTATGTAAGTAGCCGAATTATGAATAATTATATATCTTCTTGAGGAAAAAAGATGGAATTAGAAAAGGACAAAATCTAGACTCAGGTCGAGTTATATGGTTTCTGGACATAATCTAGGATACGATACTAGATACATTGAAGAATGATAAGGTCAAGTTGATGGTATTGTCAGTTGCTAATAATTATAGCAGGCTAATCAACTTGTACACTAGATCAACCAGTAAATTACTTAATGCATTGATAGTATTTTCTGTTCATTTGCTCCATCCATTGTGCACTACATTGTCTCGTTAGAGACATCCCATAAAACAATTTGCACTACTTTGCATATTTATTCTGTACAGAAAATGTTCTAATCAGCCAGGTCACCTGAGGTCCTTTCTCCTTGAATGGTGATCCAACAGAGCACCAGCCTAGGGTGCAAGCTGATTGGCTCAATTCTTACTATGACGCTCTGCACCTTTGCAGAACGAATAGAACAATAGTGatctttcttcttaagaaaagcaCTGCAGTCTCCAGAGTTCCTtaccattattatttttatttccttgTCTACATGGGTGATGCCATGTGGGGACAAAAATTGAAGATATAGAAAGCCACAATTAAGTGAACAATAAGGATATGAATGTTATAGATGCACCTTTATAAGGATTGCCATGTCGATCAGCATAAACTGGAACGTACCATGCTAGAAAAGTAGTGACACATGACAATGTCGGAGCATGCTATATGATGAGTAGTTGAGTACTATATATACATGTGGCTAGGTTAATTTTATAACTTGATCTAGCGGACATAAAGGCATGCCAACAGGCACGACACAATATAATGCCATGCAAGATAGGTGTTGACTTGCCCAATGTTATAAAACAACAAATACAAGTCTCAAAAGATAATGCATTCACTAGGAATAAGAGTCCTGCTTATATTATATTTAAGCAAACTCAGGCCTGCAGattaaaattcataatgagaCCAATTTCATGTATTTTCTGCATGAGGTAGTTTTCAGATGCTGCGTTGCCACTGGCACATTGAAGAAGTCTGTAGGAAACTTGTTCATCCATCAAAAATCATAATTCTTTCCAATATTTGCATATAGCATTACCATGCAGGGAATTTAGCATTTCGGACATTGCAAAACTACAACAGTCTGCAAGATGCAGAAGCCTTTTTTATAAGTTGGTTGTTTCTACAAGCACAATATGTTATAACAAGCCTTCTGTGCAACTTTAGAAGGATTACAAGATTTGCACTTAAGAAGCATCCTATCTCTAACTTTAATCATCAAATATTCAGCATAAAAAGATTGTTTACTATCAAACAACATTTCATGCAGTTGAAGAAACTAAAAGCATTTGATTAGCTAAATGTTAGTCAGCAAAACAAGTATAGCATCTCATTTTCAGTACACTAACTACTAAAGAAAGCACAAACTAGGTGTTATTATGCTAGGTATGAACCTCAGCCAGTGATTCCAAGGCCATTACTCTTGCCTCTATTGCAGCAATTTCTTTCTTGAGTTcttttatctccatttcatgcacTGATTCTTCAGCTTTTGGTGaaaatttctttccttttctctGTTTCAGTTTCTCTTCCTGTTCCAGAGGAAGAGTTTTTTCAGGTACCATTTTCAGTATCTGGTCAAAAAAGGATTCTCCAGAATCTCTGTAATCATTTCTTATAatttccttatcattcttgtctgcAGAATTTTGCTTCTTTAACATTTTAATTTGCATTTCTCCAACGTTTTCATTatcaaatttatcaacaaatgtctTATCTTCCTCATCCTCCGCATTTTCATTGTTCAAGTTTTTAACCTGTTGCTCTCCAGCATTTTTTCCCTCGACCTCTTTTTCCTGGGAATTTTCTTCCTTGAGGTTTATTTTTCGCACATCTTCTGTCTCAGTAACTTCAGTCAACAACACTTCATCCTCCTTGCCCTTAGTGTTTTCATGCTTTAACATCTTGAATTTCACATGAATCTTTGATTGTTTGCCTTTTGTTGAATTTTCCTCTTGTTTGGTAACTTCTGTAAGTTCTATTGAGAAATCTGATTGTGCAGGTTGAAGAGCTTCTCTGCTGTTTTTAATTAGCATCTGCTCACATGCATATTCTCCAGCAGTCCGTCTCTTGAGTTGCTTCTCCTCATCCAATCGATCAGTGGAAGATGCTTCTTTAGCTTGCTTCCTCTTGCTTTGCCATTGGGTACTTGAATTCTGTTTTATATCCTTTGGAAACTTTTGAGATAGCTTTGGCATTTTATTTGACTTTTGTTCTCGAATAGGCCGCATTTGCTTCTCTGAAGATGTTAATGAATGTTTCTGAGTTTTTATGCATTTGTTTTCCCTGCTTTCCTGATTATCATTACAAGCAAACCAGTGAGAAAGTGTGGTGTCACTATCATAACACTCTTGCATGGTCCTTTTCTTGCCGAAAGTCAAAACCTGGACTGACTTCATCTTCTTAACACCCCTTACTTTACCTGCAATTACTTTCGCACTCTTCAAAGAACTATTTGGTTGTTCCACACTACTAATCGTGCCAGTAGCACGAGGTCGAATCTTCTGCTTCCACCAAACTGCTTCCACCAAACTGAATACTGGAGTGTGACATCTGATTGCAAACAGCTGGGGAGGGATATAGAACACAATATTTTTTCCTGGATATGGTATAGGTCTCCCATGCTGCTTCCCAGGTCAAATTAGTCCGGAACGAACGGAGATCCAGCGATTGCATTGCACCCTTTGTGGAAGAATAGCTCAATGCGAATGCACTCTTGCCGACTAGCTGCTCTATGATTGGCATAAGGACTTTCAGCTAGAACTGGGGCTAGTTCTCACACCTGGGGTTTCAACGCTATGAATCCACAGCCCCTTGTCCTTGTAGAAACATGGTTTGTGCCAATTCCTCAAACCAACAGTGTAAGGACGCCACTGGAACTCATTAGGCGATTCAAGAACTGAACGCAATAATGCCAGCTTGAGTTTCTTTCCGACGTTATGCCATCTTGCTGCTCTCGGTTCACAGTCGTTGACTTCATTTAGCCCTGCAGGCCTCAAGGCCACAAAGTGCTCCCAAATCCACAGCTGAAGTAGATTGAAAGGAGCCCATATGACCAAAGATGACACCTTTTGCCTACCTCTGTCGGCTAAATAATCCTTCACCTTCCCCAAGTCTCGATAGAGGCTTGCAAGCACCGCAGGCGCAAGGGCGATCCTCGCGCCTCGTGCCAGTCTAATGGCCACAGGAAGCACGCTCTGCGTCACAGTCTTGAAAGCGTGAGCGGGGAAGACGAACCTTGACAGCCATAACGCAAGAAACGCAATGTGCTCTAACTCGTCACCTTCGCACTCCATGTAACGCATCATCCACTGATTATGATTAGGCCTTTTGCTTGGGGACCGACTGAAACTTTTGCGCTCAGCCGTCATTTGCACCTCGATCTCTTTGAGCTCCCCGTGCAAAGGGCCCCTTATGGGCTCGCCGGCCACCGGAAAGCCCCCAAGAATCATCACATCCTCCAATGTAACAGTGACCTCCGCCCAGGGGAAGATGAACGTGCTGGTATCCCCGCACCAAGACGCTGAGATCGCCAAAATTGAAGACGAGTCTCTCCTGATCCTGTAGGTAGATGCGTGTATCGCATCAAAGATTCCAACTTTCTTCCATAACACGCCATAAATGGGCCGCAGCTTGTCAACCCACTGATTCCACTTAGGCGACACGGACGCCCACCCATTGAAGACCACCATGGAATCATCGAGATGAACAAAGGAGGGCCTTTTACGCCTCGGAGGGAAAAATGGAACACCGAGGGGCCTCAAGAAGCAACCTTTTCTGTAGACGGGTTTGCGGGGGCCGGTGAAGGCCACCATTTCCACCTCCCTTTCCTCCACCAAGTGCTCCTCTTCGCCTTCCCCGTCCATTGCAGCTTGACTTCGGTGAAATGGCTCAAGGCGAGGAGAAACGAGAGG from the Musa acuminata AAA Group cultivar baxijiao unplaced genomic scaffold, Cavendish_Baxijiao_AAA HiC_scaffold_1100, whole genome shotgun sequence genome contains:
- the LOC135666432 gene encoding protein MAIN-LIKE 2-like encodes the protein MDGEGEEEHLVEEREVEMVAFTGPRKPVYRKGCFLRPLGVPFFPPRRKRPSFVHLDDSMVVFNGWASVSPKWNQWVDKLRPIYGVLWKKVGIFDAIHASTYRIRRDSSSILAISASWCGDTSTFIFPWAEVTVTLEDVMILGGFPVAGEPIRGPLHGELKEIEVQMTAERKSFSRSPSKRPNHNQWMMRYMECEGDELEHIAFLALWLSRFVFPAHAFKTVTQSVLPVAIRLARGARIALAPAVLASLYRDLGKVKDYLADRGRQKVSSLVIWAPFNLLQLWIWEHFVALRPAGLNEVNDCEPRAARWHNVGKKLKLALLRSVLESPNEFQWRPYTVGLRNWHKPCFYKDKGLWIHSVETPGVRTSPSSS